From the Kogia breviceps isolate mKogBre1 chromosome 3, mKogBre1 haplotype 1, whole genome shotgun sequence genome, one window contains:
- the ANXA2 gene encoding annexin A2: protein MSTVHEILCKLSLEGDHSTPPSAYGSVKAYTNFDAERDALNIETAIKTKGVDEVTIVNILTNRSNEQRQDIAFAYQRRTKKELASALKSALSGHLETVILGLLKTPAQYDASELKASMKGLGTDEDSLIEIICSRTNQELQEINRVYKEMYKTDLEKDIVSDTSGDFRKLMVALSKGRRAEDGSVIDYELIDQDARDLYDAGVKKRGTDVPKWISLMTERSVCHLQKVFERYKSYSPHDMLESIKKEVKGDLENAFLNLVQCIQNKPLYFADRLYDSMKGKGTRDKVLIRIMISRSEVDMLKIRCEFKKKYGKSLYYYIQQDTKGDYQKALLYLCGGDD from the exons CACTCCACACCTCCAAGTGCATATGGGTCAGTCAAAGCGTACACCAACTTTGATGCTGAGCGAGATGCTCTGAACATTGAAACAGCCATCAAGACTAAAG GTGTGGATGAGGTCACCATTGTCAACATTTTGACCAACCGCAGCAATGAACAGAGACAGGATATTGCCTTCGCCTACCAGAGAAGGACCAAAAAG GAACTTGCATCAGCACTGAAGTCAGCCTTGTCCGGCCACCTGGAGACAGTGATTTTGGGCCTATTGAAAACACCTGCTCAGTATGACGCTTCCGAGCTGAAAGCCTCCATGAAG GGGCTGGGGACCGATGAGGACTCCCTCATTGAGATCATCTGCTCAAGGACCAACCAGGAGCTGCAGGAAATCAACAGAGTCTACAAGGAAA TGTACAAGACCGATCTGGAGAAGGATATCGTTTCTGACACATCTGGTGACTTCCGCAAGCTGATGGTCGCCCTATCGAAG gGTCGAAGAGCAGAGGATGGCTCTGTCATTGATTATGAACTGATTGACCAAGATGCCCGG GATCTCTACGATGCTGGCGTGAAGAAGAGGGGAACCGATGTCCCCAAGTGGATCAGCCTCATGACCGAGCGGAGTGTGTGCCACCTCCAGAAGG TATTTGAAAGGTACAAGAGCTACAGCCCTCATGACATGCTGGAGAGCATCAAGAAGGAGGTTAAAGGAGACCTGGAAAACGCTTTCCTGAACCTAG tcCAGTGCATTCAGAACAAGCCCCTGTATTTTGCTGACAGACTGTACGACTCCATGAAG GGCAAGGGCACTCGCGATAAGGTCCTGATTAGAATCATGATCTCCCGCAGTGAAGTGGACATGTTGAAAATTAGATGTGAATTCAAGAAAAAGTACGGCAAGTCCCTGTACTACTACATTCAG CAAGACACCAAGGGTGACTACCAGAAAGCGCTGCTGTACCTGTGTGGTGGCGATGACTGA